GCTGTACGGCGAGGGCGAGCACGCGGTCGACGCGGCGCTGCTCCTCTCGGCCATCGGCGGCACGCTGCTCGGCGGCATCCTGTTCGACCGGCTGAACCGCCTGCTCGACGGCCACGGCGGCTTCCTGCGCAAGGGGGCGCTCATCCGCAAGCACATCGCGCGGGAGCGGCGGGGCGAGGCGCGGCGGCTGCTGAAGGCGCTCGGGCGCGTGCCCTTGTTCCGCGCGCTGCCGGCCGACGAGATCGTCCGCCTCCTGCCCGACATCACCGTCGCCGAGCTCGCGGCGGACGAGGCGGTCTTCCGTGCCGGGGACGAGGGCGACTGCCTGTACGTGGTCGAGGCGGGCACGGTCTCCATCGTCGGCGCGGACGGCGAGGAGATCGCGGTGCTCGAACCCGGATCGGTGTTCGGCGAGATGGCGCTCGTCACCGGCAAGCCGCGCAGCGCGACCGCGACCGCGCGCGGCCCGGTCAGGCTCTGGCGCCTCGAGCGCGACGACTTCGACCGGCAGGTCGCCGCGTCGCCGGCGCTCAAGGAGGCGTTCCGCCGGGTGACCGAGGAGCGTCTGCACGCCATGGCGGGCCGCGAGCGGGTCGCCGCGGGCGAGGTGTCGGATTGGGTGCGGCGCGCGATGTCCGGGCTGGTCGAGAACGTCCAGTCGCGGAGCATGATCGATCTCCAGCGCGCGGAGCTGAGCGCGCACGGCAACGCCGCGATGGCGATCTGGCTCGGCAACGTCCTCGACTGCATCCCGGGCTCGCTCGTCATCGGCATGCTCGTCGTCGGCGCGGCCGCCGAGGGCGGATCGCCGAGCGTCGCGTTCATCGCGGGCGTCTTCCTCGCGAACCTGCCGGAGTCGATGTCCAGCGCCGTGACGATGCGCGAGGGCGGCATGAAGCCCGTGCAGGCGATCCTGATGTGGTCGTCGCTCTGCGCGCTCACCGCGATAGGCGCGTGCGTGGGCGCGATGCTGTTCCCGGCCGAGCCCGCCGGCACGACGCGGTACGTCGTCTCGGCCATGGAGGGGCTCGCCTCGGGCGCGATGCTCACGATGATCGCGGAGACGATGCTCCCCGAGGCGTTCGAGCACGGCGGCAGCTCCGTCACCGGCATCTCGACGCTCCTCGGCTTCCTCGCGGCGCTGTCCATCGAGCTGCTCCGCTGAGCGGGGTCGCGCCGAATGACTCGGAGCACTTCTTCGCGCACTTCTTCGCCGCAACAACGGGGCGCGGACGGATCAACGGGCGCGGCAAGCAGCGCCCCTACTGTCTCTCGGTCCTGGGGTTGATCGTCACCTCGCCGAGGTAGACGCGGCCGCGCTCGTCGGTCCGGCTCTTCCCGCTCACCGGGACCGGCCTCCCGCCCTCCTGGAAGCCGATCCACAGGCCGTACTTCCCGACCTTGCTCTTGTACATGTCGATGTGGATGGAGTGCCTATCGACGACGTACTCGCCCGGCCGCCAGAGGTTCGGCGGGAAGAGCCCGCCTATCGGATCGTGATCGCCCTTGATCGGCTTGCCGCCCTCGGCCTCGGGCACGAGCGCGACCACGAGCTTCCACGCCCCGACGGGCGCGATTGAAAGGAAGACGTAGTCCACCTCGACCGTGCCCGCGAGCTTGACGTCCGCGCGCCGCACGGTCACGCCCACGAGCTCCACCGCGTCGCCGAACACGTCCCCCAAAGGCTGCGCGAACGCGGGCCGCACGGGGCCCACCCAAGGCCCGACCTTGCGCCGGATCGCCTCGGCGCCGAGCGTCGCGCGGGCGCGGCTCCCCTTGACCTGTGCGTTGATCAGCACGAGGCGGTTGTCCGAGATCTCGAGCCCCTCGCCCGCGACCTCGAAGCGCTTGTCCGACTTCTCGTTCCAGAAGCCCACCGCGAGACGCGCCCGCTCGCCGGCCCAGTCCGCCGGGATGTGCACCGAGTGCTCGTCGACGACGTACTCGCCCGGCCGCCACTTGCGGATCGGGTACGCCCCGCCCACGGGCTCGTGGTCGGCGTTCAGGTAGCCGCCCTTGTCCTTGAGGACGTGGACGAACAGCTCGGCCCCTGCGGGCGGCTTCTTCAGGCACTTGAAAACGTACTTCGCGCGCACGTCGCCACCCGCCTCGAGCGCGAGCGGGCTCACCTCGTAGCCGACGAGCTCGATCGAGTCGCCGAACCGCGCCGAGATCCGGTTCGCGATCTCGGGAGGCGCCTTAAGGACCCGCCCGACCGCGAGCCCCTTCTCCCAATCCCTGTAGCGGCGCTCGATCGACGCCTTCCACTCGAGGATCTCCTTCTTGCGCGACGCGAGGAACGGCTCGCCGTACAGATCCTTCCCCGCGAGATCGTCGCGCTCGAGCTCGTCGACGGCGTCGTTGTAGACCTCCATCGGCTGCGACTCGTAGTGGTAGATCGTCTTGATCGGGCCCTCGCGCACCGCCGCGCACTGGTTGTTGAACCAGCACGCGTGGAAGAGCTTTCGGTCGTCGGGCACGGGCGCGAGGAGGCTCTGCCCCTCGAAGGAGCCCTCCTTCGCCTCGAGGCCGAGGAGGTCGGCCACCGTCGGGACGAGGTCGAGGTGCGAGCGGACCCCCTCGACGCGCCCGGGCGGCGGCAGGAACCGGGGGCCGTGGATCAGCGCCGCGCTCCTGAGCCCCTCCTCCCACATGATGAGATCGTGCTGCCTGCGGCCGTGCTCCGCGAACGCCTCGCCGTGGTCGCCGACGATGAGGAACACCGTGTCGTCGAGCAGCCCGCGCTTCTCGAACCCCTCGAACACGCCGCGGACGAAGTCGTCGATGTAGCGGATGGCGTTCAGGTAGTTCCGCTGGTCCGGATCCTCCTCCGGGTAGTCGGCCCGCGGGAACGACTGCGGCGTGACGTAGTTGTGGTGCGACGCGAGCGTGAGCAGCGTGAGGAAGAACGGCTCGCCCTTAACCTTGTCGACCCACTCGAGGCTGGGCGCGAGCATGATCTTGTCCTCGCGGCCGAAGTAGCTCGTCTTCTCGAAGCCCGCCGTCTTGAAGTCGGCGAGGCCCCGGAACGTCTCGAAGCCCATGTTCTTCACGAGCTGGCTGCGCTCCTCGAAGTCCGTCGCCGGCTGGAAGAACGCGGTCTTGTACCCCTGGCCGCGCAGGACGTGCGCCATGCACTTCTTCGGGAGGATCCCGGGCGTCGACTCGATGCGCTTCGAGCCCGGGTACGGCGTCAGGCCGCAGAGGATGGAGACGATCGCCTTCGACGTGTGCGGGACGACGGTGTACTGGGTGTCCACGACGAGGCTCTTCGAGGCGATCTCCGCGAGGAACGGCGTCGCGTTGCGGCCCTCCACGTAGACGTCGGAGGACTTCCAGTTCAGCGACTCGAACACGATGACCACGACGTTCGGTCGCGGCGCGCCGGGCGCCTCGGAGAAGACGAGGCTCGTCGGAGGCTCCTCCTTCACCGCGGCGACCTCGTCGCCCGCGATCCCGCGCCCGACCTCGGCCGCGACGGACAGCGGGACCGAGCGGCTGAGGCCCATCCGCTTCCCTTCGAGCGGCGGCGCCGCGACGGCGGCCACGAAGAAGGCGGCGGGGATCGCCACGGCCGCGATCGCCGCGCGCCGCGAGAGCGCCCCGCGCCCGGCGAGCCTCCTCCGGATCGGGGGCAGCCGGAACGCGACCGCGGCCACGAGGGCGAACGCGACCTGGGCGACGACGAGCGGCAGCTTCCACGTGAGCGCCTCCCCCGCGATCACGGTGTTGATCTCCCGCGCGTTGGATGCCCACACGTCGATCGACGAGAGCGAGAGGGGCGAGCCGGTCGCCGCGAAGTAGCCATGGCTCGCGGCGTTCACGACGAGCGCCGCGGCGATCGCCGCGTAGCCGACCACCCCGCCGGCGATCCGGACGAGCCGGCTCGGAATCGACAGGAGGACGCCGAGCGCGACGACGAAGACCGCGGCGAGGGCTAGGTCCGGCGCGGCCGCGCGGAACACGTCGGTCGCCGAGGCCCCGCCACCCTGCTGGCCGAGCTCGAGCGCCTTGAAGGCGACGGCCTCGGCCGCGTAGGCGACCCC
The window above is part of the Pseudomonadota bacterium genome. Proteins encoded here:
- a CDS encoding cyclic nucleotide-binding domain-containing protein produces the protein MDASIALAAAGWGAFAASSMPLGATLGIALRPSRKITSSAMAFGAGALLFAFTVELFGRTLYGEGEHAVDAALLLSAIGGTLLGGILFDRLNRLLDGHGGFLRKGALIRKHIARERRGEARRLLKALGRVPLFRALPADEIVRLLPDITVAELAADEAVFRAGDEGDCLYVVEAGTVSIVGADGEEIAVLEPGSVFGEMALVTGKPRSATATARGPVRLWRLERDDFDRQVAASPALKEAFRRVTEERLHAMAGRERVAAGEVSDWVRRAMSGLVENVQSRSMIDLQRAELSAHGNAAMAIWLGNVLDCIPGSLVIGMLVVGAAAEGGSPSVAFIAGVFLANLPESMSSAVTMREGGMKPVQAILMWSSLCALTAIGACVGAMLFPAEPAGTTRYVVSAMEGLASGAMLTMIAETMLPEAFEHGGSSVTGISTLLGFLAALSIELLR
- a CDS encoding LTA synthase family protein — protein: MKGTRAKRGEAVRPERRGLLAAAMIEAGVLGVAYAAEAVAFKALELGQQGGGASATDVFRAAAPDLALAAVFVVALGVLLSIPSRLVRIAGGVVGYAAIAAALVVNAASHGYFAATGSPLSLSSIDVWASNAREINTVIAGEALTWKLPLVVAQVAFALVAAVAFRLPPIRRRLAGRGALSRRAAIAAVAIPAAFFVAAVAAPPLEGKRMGLSRSVPLSVAAEVGRGIAGDEVAAVKEEPPTSLVFSEAPGAPRPNVVVIVFESLNWKSSDVYVEGRNATPFLAEIASKSLVVDTQYTVVPHTSKAIVSILCGLTPYPGSKRIESTPGILPKKCMAHVLRGQGYKTAFFQPATDFEERSQLVKNMGFETFRGLADFKTAGFEKTSYFGREDKIMLAPSLEWVDKVKGEPFFLTLLTLASHHNYVTPQSFPRADYPEEDPDQRNYLNAIRYIDDFVRGVFEGFEKRGLLDDTVFLIVGDHGEAFAEHGRRQHDLIMWEEGLRSAALIHGPRFLPPPGRVEGVRSHLDLVPTVADLLGLEAKEGSFEGQSLLAPVPDDRKLFHACWFNNQCAAVREGPIKTIYHYESQPMEVYNDAVDELERDDLAGKDLYGEPFLASRKKEILEWKASIERRYRDWEKGLAVGRVLKAPPEIANRISARFGDSIELVGYEVSPLALEAGGDVRAKYVFKCLKKPPAGAELFVHVLKDKGGYLNADHEPVGGAYPIRKWRPGEYVVDEHSVHIPADWAGERARLAVGFWNEKSDKRFEVAGEGLEISDNRLVLINAQVKGSRARATLGAEAIRRKVGPWVGPVRPAFAQPLGDVFGDAVELVGVTVRRADVKLAGTVEVDYVFLSIAPVGAWKLVVALVPEAEGGKPIKGDHDPIGGLFPPNLWRPGEYVVDRHSIHIDMYKSKVGKYGLWIGFQEGGRPVPVSGKSRTDERGRVYLGEVTINPRTERQ